The genomic window AAGAGGCTTTCAATACCTATCAAGAAGTTATAGCAGCCAATCCTGGGGATATGCGGGCTTTAAAAGGAATGGTGGATCTGTACCTCACACAAAACCGTTCTCAAGATGCCATTAATTTAGTACAGAGTACCTTAGATAAGGCGATTGCAGAACAGTCAAAAGAGTCAACGTCTGAAAATGTCTTTAACTTAACCTCTTTACAACTACTCTTAGGGGAAATTTATAGCCAACAGGAACGATATGATGATGCTTTAGTTATTTACGATCAGGCTATCAAAGAAGATAAGGATGATTTTCGTCCCCTTTTGGCGAAAGGAATGTTACTCAGGGAACAAGGTAAAGAAAACGAAGCCCAAACCTTATTTAAAGAGGCTATCTTAAAAGCCCCTGTTCAGTATAAAGAACAACTCAAAGACATTTCTTTACAACGTCCTCAACCAGAGAACAAAGAACAAACTGGTGATCCTCAAAAAGCTGAAAAAACCGATTGAACTGGGGTTTAATAATGTAAGCATTCAGCGTTCAGTGTTATAAGCCCTACTTTATAGTAGGGTAAGCAGGGGGAGCAGAGGAAGCAGGGAAAGCGTACCTTAAGAAATTTTCTGTACTCCGAACTCCGAACTCCGACCTCCGAACTCAGGTTTATCGAAGGTGCAAGATATGAGTTTAACTTCTTTTAACCTTACTGTTAAATAATAGTCTCTGTTTAAGAGAAAGAGTAAGTTTAAAGATTAATGACTCATATTTACGATTTATTTTTGAAAGGAGGTCCAGTGATGTGGCCTCTCTTAGCTTTATCGGTTTTCACTA from Crocosphaera subtropica ATCC 51142 includes these protein-coding regions:
- a CDS encoding tetratricopeptide repeat protein, which gives rise to MKSSKTKNRRWIYVTLVLMLLALISFSVLPVVSSMVQAKQADQSGLVTTESKRLENEALGYQLVLEREPDNENALLGLLETRLRQGNLEAAIAPLKRLAQLNPQEPDYAILLAQSQQQLNNYQEAFNTYQEVIAANPGDMRALKGMVDLYLTQNRSQDAINLVQSTLDKAIAEQSKESTSENVFNLTSLQLLLGEIYSQQERYDDALVIYDQAIKEDKDDFRPLLAKGMLLREQGKENEAQTLFKEAILKAPVQYKEQLKDISLQRPQPENKEQTGDPQKAEKTD